One Candidatus Korarchaeum sp. genomic region harbors:
- a CDS encoding orotidine 5'-phosphate decarboxylase / HUMPS family protein, whose product MPLEVFLSLDLVDLNEALDIAEKAHSAGFRNFEAGTPLIKSVGMISVRKLRDKFPEVVIFADTKTMDTGYLEAQLAFSSGADIMSVMAVAPDETIREAVRRAREEGKDVLADTLGIRDLESRIARVIELGVDRICIHKGVDEGIFSDYEILDRMKGCGVKLGIAGGIDASTIREVARRVDFVMVGRAVTRAADPRKAAEDILKAAFQ is encoded by the coding sequence ATGCCACTGGAGGTCTTCCTCTCCTTGGATCTAGTTGATCTTAATGAAGCGTTGGATATAGCTGAGAAAGCTCACTCAGCTGGGTTCAGGAACTTTGAGGCTGGCACTCCGCTCATTAAGTCCGTAGGGATGATCTCCGTGAGGAAACTCAGGGATAAGTTTCCTGAAGTGGTTATATTCGCCGATACAAAGACGATGGATACGGGCTACTTGGAAGCCCAACTCGCCTTCTCATCTGGAGCGGATATAATGAGTGTGATGGCCGTGGCTCCCGATGAGACGATAAGGGAGGCTGTGAGGAGGGCTAGGGAGGAAGGTAAAGATGTGCTCGCTGACACCCTGGGCATCAGGGATCTTGAGAGCAGGATCGCGAGGGTGATAGAGTTAGGTGTTGACAGGATCTGCATCCATAAGGGAGTGGATGAAGGTATATTCTCGGATTACGAGATCCTGGATAGGATGAAGGGATGCGGTGTCAAGCTAGGTATCGCTGGTGGAATAGATGCCTCTACCATAAGGGAGGTCGCTAGAAGAGTGGATTTCGTTATGGTGGGAAGAGCCGTTACTAGGGCTGCTGATCCTAGGAAAGCAGCCGAAGATATACTCAAGGCTGCCTTTCAGTGA
- a CDS encoding DNA-directed RNA polymerase subunit omega: MSLSNDLLGPRRLTKFERIRIISVRAQQIATGSPLFLEENEIPEGLTDPIELAKLELEKGRLPILIRRSEGDRVSLVRLRDLSGRE; encoded by the coding sequence TTGAGCTTGAGCAATGATCTGTTGGGACCAAGAAGACTCACTAAATTCGAGAGAATCAGGATAATATCCGTTAGGGCCCAGCAGATCGCCACCGGATCCCCACTTTTTTTGGAGGAGAATGAGATCCCTGAGGGTTTAACGGATCCCATTGAATTAGCGAAGTTAGAACTCGAGAAGGGGAGACTTCCTATCCTTATACGCAGGAGTGAGGGGGATAGGGTCTCCCTGGTACGTCTAAGGGACCTCTCAGGGAGAGAGTAA
- the lysS gene encoding lysine--tRNA ligase: MEEAVSAFWIDTIAKNVIEREKKLNRNLSILRVESGIGASGFPHIGSAGDSLRAYGVKLALESLGYRSELIAYSDDRDGLRKVPAGIPEDYSKYLGMPVSEIPDPFNCHSSYGEHMSSILIDALEKLGVEFTFVSGTEAYRSGLLDEQIGKLIGESRKVDSIVREEVGSSKPEGWIYYWPKCENCGRIYTTRVIKAIPEEGKLVYSCDQGFKGVKGCGYVGEASYLRGEGKLSWKGEFAARWSALGIVFEPHGKDIADSFRVNSRIAREVLGYEPPLTVRYEMFLDRTGRKISKSAGNVITPQMWMELSPPEALRMLMFKRYHGTRSISLQKSPLYVNELELNLRRYHGIERVSSERDRMTLRRLMEFTYLMEGVPSPPPYRYTAVLSVVSMLPRDLAFEEVFSIATDLISKYYDLSKDYLMRDPLFRSYVNYAHNYARHFGSGSGNVSEIDERIIEAINSFIEEIESGMSANEIQNKAFDVIRRMNISPKDFFSAIYTVLLGQPQGPRLGPLVCRLGVQRFKEIWVRSIEGRCQRGMKG, encoded by the coding sequence ATGGAGGAAGCTGTTTCTGCGTTCTGGATCGACACGATAGCTAAGAACGTAATTGAGAGGGAGAAGAAGCTAAATAGAAATTTAAGTATTTTAAGGGTGGAATCTGGAATAGGAGCTAGTGGATTTCCGCATATAGGATCCGCTGGTGATTCTTTAAGGGCTTACGGTGTTAAACTGGCTTTAGAGAGCCTGGGATACAGGAGTGAGCTGATAGCTTACAGTGACGATAGGGATGGCCTGAGGAAGGTCCCGGCGGGCATACCGGAGGATTACAGTAAGTACTTAGGTATGCCCGTGAGTGAGATACCTGATCCATTCAACTGTCACTCCAGCTACGGAGAGCATATGAGCTCCATACTGATAGATGCTCTGGAGAAGCTAGGGGTTGAGTTCACTTTCGTCTCCGGGACCGAGGCCTACAGATCGGGTCTCTTAGATGAGCAGATTGGGAAGTTGATCGGGGAAAGTCGAAAGGTGGACAGCATAGTCAGGGAGGAGGTCGGGTCCAGTAAGCCGGAGGGATGGATCTACTACTGGCCTAAATGTGAGAACTGCGGGAGGATATACACCACTAGGGTGATTAAAGCGATCCCGGAGGAGGGGAAACTCGTTTACTCCTGTGATCAGGGATTCAAGGGGGTTAAGGGATGCGGATACGTCGGTGAGGCGAGTTACTTAAGGGGTGAGGGTAAGCTCTCTTGGAAGGGCGAGTTCGCCGCTAGGTGGTCTGCTCTGGGGATTGTATTCGAGCCCCATGGGAAGGACATAGCTGATTCCTTCAGAGTCAACTCGAGGATAGCTAGGGAGGTTCTAGGATACGAGCCCCCTCTGACCGTGAGGTACGAGATGTTCCTCGATAGGACTGGGAGGAAGATAAGTAAGAGCGCTGGGAACGTCATAACCCCTCAAATGTGGATGGAGTTATCCCCCCCTGAAGCCCTCAGGATGCTTATGTTCAAGAGGTACCACGGAACTAGGAGTATCTCTCTCCAGAAGAGCCCTCTTTACGTTAACGAGCTGGAACTGAACCTAAGGAGGTACCACGGCATCGAGAGGGTGAGTAGCGAGAGGGACAGGATGACCTTGCGGAGGTTGATGGAGTTCACCTACCTGATGGAGGGAGTACCTAGCCCCCCACCCTACAGGTACACGGCTGTCCTAAGCGTGGTATCCATGCTCCCGAGGGACCTCGCATTTGAGGAAGTGTTCAGTATAGCTACTGACCTCATCTCGAAGTATTACGATCTTAGCAAGGATTATTTGATGAGGGATCCTCTCTTCAGGAGTTACGTTAACTATGCCCACAACTACGCGAGGCACTTTGGCTCGGGAAGCGGAAACGTGAGTGAGATAGATGAGAGGATCATTGAAGCTATTAATTCCTTCATAGAGGAAATAGAATCGGGGATGAGTGCTAATGAGATACAAAATAAGGCTTTTGATGTGATCAGGAGGATGAATATTTCCCCGAAGGACTTCTTCTCAGCTATATATACGGTGCTGTTGGGCCAACCTCAAGGACCGAGGCTGGGGCCGCTGGTCTGCAGGTTAGGGGTACAAAGATTTAAGGAGATATGGGTTAGGTCCATTGAGGGGAGATGTCAGAGAGGGATGAAAGGATAA
- the albA gene encoding DNA-binding protein Alba: MVAEEGIVFVGKKPAINYVMATTLQINRGVKKIVLKARGRSISRAVDVAEITRLKYFPGKLKITDLRTGTEEIIDENGSRRDISVIEIEMTQV, from the coding sequence ATGGTAGCAGAGGAGGGAATCGTCTTCGTCGGTAAGAAACCCGCCATCAATTATGTGATGGCCACGACACTCCAGATAAACAGGGGAGTGAAGAAGATAGTCCTCAAGGCTAGGGGGAGATCCATCTCCAGAGCGGTGGATGTAGCGGAGATAACTAGGCTCAAGTACTTCCCGGGGAAGCTCAAGATCACTGACCTGAGGACTGGGACTGAGGAGATAATAGATGAGAACGGGAGCAGAAGGGATATAAGCGTCATAGAGATAGAGATGACCCAGGTCTAG
- the thsB gene encoding thermosome subunit beta, translated as MAEVSERAAIPVLILKEGTSRTRGREALRLNITVAKAIADTIRTSLSPKGMQKMLVDPFGDVIITHDGATIMKEIEVEHPTAKMMVDLAKSQEQEAGDGTTTVVLLAGELLSKAEDLLDLGIHPTVVISGYRKAAEKAIEYLDKIAIRVDWKDRELLKKIAKIAMSSKSVRVAQDYLADLVVDAALQVVEERDGRRIVDLENVKLEKKEGGSLFDTKLIRGIVVDKEVVHPRMPRRVENAKIALIESALEIKKPEISSKIRVTSPTQVKEFLDQEKQMLAELVEKIAAAGANVVFCQKGIDDVAQHFLAKHGILAVRRVRKSDMEKLAKATGAKIVVNVKEISEKDLGFAELVEERRVGEDKMVFVEGCKDPRAVSILIRGGEKQIIDEAERNLHDALSVVRNVIEDEKIVVGAGAAWTDLVLMLKNYAVQLSGKEQNVVEKFAEALESIPKTLIENAGHDPIVKLAELRKAHSEGKREYGFNIYTGDVEDMYRKDIIEPERVLRRAIESASEFATTILKIDDIIAAAGKKFEPGKGKGKEKEKSESD; from the coding sequence ATGGCCGAGGTGAGTGAGAGAGCAGCTATACCTGTCCTGATACTGAAGGAGGGGACTTCGAGGACTAGGGGAAGGGAAGCCCTTAGGCTCAACATAACAGTGGCTAAGGCTATAGCTGATACCATAAGGACCTCACTGAGTCCTAAGGGAATGCAGAAGATGTTAGTAGATCCTTTCGGGGATGTGATAATAACGCACGATGGAGCAACGATAATGAAGGAGATAGAAGTCGAGCATCCGACAGCCAAGATGATGGTGGACCTAGCTAAGTCTCAGGAGCAGGAGGCCGGTGATGGGACCACCACTGTCGTCCTACTAGCCGGTGAACTGCTATCGAAAGCTGAAGACCTACTCGACCTAGGGATCCATCCAACTGTCGTAATTTCAGGCTACAGGAAGGCAGCTGAGAAAGCGATAGAGTACTTAGATAAGATAGCAATCAGAGTCGACTGGAAGGATAGAGAGCTCCTGAAGAAGATAGCTAAGATAGCGATGAGCAGTAAGTCCGTTAGAGTCGCTCAAGACTACTTAGCTGACTTAGTAGTTGACGCAGCACTGCAAGTAGTCGAGGAGAGGGATGGGAGGAGGATAGTTGACCTAGAGAACGTAAAACTCGAGAAGAAGGAAGGGGGCTCTCTATTCGATACCAAGCTCATAAGAGGCATAGTGGTCGATAAGGAGGTCGTTCACCCGAGGATGCCGAGGAGAGTGGAGAACGCCAAGATAGCGTTAATAGAGAGTGCTCTGGAGATAAAGAAGCCTGAGATCTCCTCAAAGATAAGAGTAACTTCACCCACTCAAGTTAAGGAGTTCTTAGATCAGGAGAAGCAGATGCTCGCTGAGCTAGTGGAGAAGATAGCCGCTGCTGGAGCTAACGTCGTGTTCTGCCAGAAGGGTATAGATGATGTAGCTCAACACTTCCTAGCCAAGCACGGGATATTGGCTGTGAGGAGAGTCAGGAAGTCCGATATGGAGAAGTTAGCCAAGGCCACCGGAGCTAAGATAGTAGTGAATGTCAAGGAGATATCTGAGAAGGACCTAGGATTCGCTGAGCTCGTTGAAGAGAGAAGGGTAGGGGAGGACAAGATGGTGTTCGTTGAGGGATGCAAGGATCCGAGAGCCGTCAGCATATTGATAAGAGGAGGGGAAAAACAGATCATAGATGAGGCTGAGAGAAACCTTCACGACGCCCTAAGTGTTGTGAGGAATGTGATAGAGGATGAGAAGATAGTAGTAGGCGCTGGAGCTGCTTGGACTGACTTAGTACTAATGCTGAAGAATTACGCTGTTCAACTGAGTGGAAAGGAGCAGAACGTAGTTGAGAAGTTCGCCGAAGCTTTAGAGTCTATCCCGAAGACCCTGATAGAGAACGCGGGTCATGACCCCATAGTAAAGCTCGCGGAGCTGAGGAAGGCTCATAGTGAGGGTAAGAGGGAGTACGGCTTCAACATATACACTGGAGACGTTGAGGATATGTATAGAAAGGACATAATAGAGCCTGAGAGGGTGCTCAGAAGGGCCATAGAATCAGCCTCAGAGTTCGCGACGACGATACTGAAGATAGACGATATAATCGCGGCTGCTGGTAAGAAGTTCGAACCGGGAAAGGGAAAGGGAAAGGAGAAGGAGAAGAGTGAGAGTGATTGA
- a CDS encoding ATPase, T2SS/T4P/T4SS family gives MLLSQEEERANQLAESLLRRYKDRALRASFGELSRRERIAKTIKSSRRLRRLAKELYLLLALDLIDKALKGSRLMRKLIGSLSSESVRSFSSFEGAEADVTAVTPEGLTLDFPGGVLKLIERTKEGYLAKAYPRSHISGNLLQAQILARMLKGIYPRNYSDQGDLLWKSVLLRIDKARELLKDFDVSDPEGLALESALRSTKLWPILAILMAEDCTEAYAQLGGNLIIEHVLYGRIRVVNYVFDEEDLRKFITFIEADPNAGFEFRKSLAEVDLKLADHKFRIALDVPPSSRGALDVRSLSAMRKLSLPRLIRLGTLSKEEASIILENIEDGFPVLIFGRTGVGKTTLANAILAILPRDWRLISVEEVREIEDLSVYGMHHSPYEVPREKLDFIRFLLHRNPYLIFLGEILTKEQAEAFSLAYASGLRVIATSHARSYEGLTEKWRGWGLEIPEGTLGVLMERRRILRMMKWEGAWIPAEANGNWIPFLEMLKDAQTNEEVAERICELEGLRKAGRSAYLS, from the coding sequence ATGCTCCTGAGTCAAGAGGAGGAGAGGGCGAATCAGCTAGCGGAGAGTCTCCTGAGGAGGTATAAGGATAGGGCCCTCAGGGCCAGCTTCGGTGAGTTAAGCAGGAGGGAGAGGATAGCTAAAACCATAAAAAGCTCTCGTAGACTGAGGAGATTAGCTAAAGAGCTATACCTTTTACTCGCGCTGGATTTAATAGATAAGGCCCTGAAGGGGTCTCGACTCATGAGGAAGCTGATCGGCTCACTCAGCTCAGAATCGGTGAGATCGTTTTCCTCTTTCGAGGGGGCTGAGGCAGATGTAACGGCTGTTACCCCCGAGGGTTTAACTCTCGATTTTCCCGGGGGAGTTCTGAAGCTGATTGAGAGGACGAAGGAAGGTTACTTGGCTAAAGCCTACCCGAGGAGCCACATTAGTGGGAATCTCCTTCAGGCTCAGATCCTGGCTAGGATGCTCAAGGGTATATATCCACGGAACTACTCGGACCAGGGGGACCTCCTGTGGAAGAGCGTCCTCCTGAGGATTGATAAAGCACGTGAACTACTGAAGGACTTTGATGTGAGTGATCCTGAGGGCCTTGCCCTAGAATCAGCTCTTAGATCAACGAAGCTCTGGCCTATATTAGCTATTCTAATGGCCGAGGACTGCACGGAAGCTTATGCTCAGTTAGGTGGGAACCTAATAATCGAGCACGTTCTCTACGGGAGGATAAGAGTAGTGAATTACGTGTTCGATGAGGAGGACCTGAGGAAGTTCATTACTTTCATTGAGGCCGATCCCAATGCCGGATTTGAGTTCAGGAAGAGCTTGGCTGAGGTTGATCTTAAGCTAGCTGATCATAAGTTCCGCATAGCCTTGGACGTGCCCCCCAGCTCCAGAGGGGCCCTGGATGTGAGAAGCTTGAGCGCCATGAGGAAGCTCAGTCTCCCAAGACTGATAAGGTTAGGGACTCTGAGCAAGGAGGAGGCTAGCATCATACTTGAGAACATTGAAGATGGATTTCCAGTGCTTATATTCGGAAGAACAGGAGTAGGGAAGACTACGTTAGCTAACGCGATCCTTGCGATTCTCCCTAGAGACTGGAGGTTGATAAGCGTTGAGGAGGTTCGTGAGATTGAGGATCTCAGTGTTTATGGGATGCACCACAGCCCTTATGAGGTGCCACGTGAGAAGCTAGACTTCATACGCTTCCTCCTTCATAGGAATCCGTATTTAATCTTCCTAGGTGAGATATTAACTAAGGAACAAGCTGAGGCTTTCTCACTCGCTTATGCATCAGGTCTAAGGGTGATAGCTACCTCTCACGCTAGGAGCTACGAGGGCTTGACCGAGAAGTGGAGGGGCTGGGGACTCGAGATCCCCGAGGGGACGCTGGGGGTACTTATGGAAAGGAGGAGGATATTGAGGATGATGAAGTGGGAGGGAGCTTGGATTCCAGCTGAAGCGAACGGAAACTGGATTCCCTTCCTTGAGATGCTCAAAGATGCTCAAACGAACGAGGAGGTGGCTGAGCGTATATGCGAGCTAGAGGGTCTGCGGAAAGCAGGACGATCAGCTTACTTAAGCTGA
- a CDS encoding DEAD/DEAH box helicase: MHDDILNLLPNCLVSAIKDREIIELTEIQINGIPHIMRGENTLLIAPTGSGKTEAAMWPIISRMLSSKDRGGFLALYVTPLRALNRDLEDRIRFWASKCGLDVGVRHGDTLKSERLRQSKQPPQILITTPETLQIMLSSPKLSLYLSNVMYVVIDEVHELLDDKRGVQLSLALERLRRVTGREFQRIMLSASLGNPELAISYFSYLREGSIVVSGEERRMEISVVFPKVTEEDLRLSSKFLLEPEVFSRIRFLADVVRSSRSAIVFTNTRSMAEALGHRISRIFNELKIHVHHSSLSREARVESEMLLKAGELSAVISTSSMELGIDVGHIDVVLQYGSPRQAVKLLQRVGRAGHGPKGIAKGLIIAQDSDDFLESLVLSKNALEGKLEEVRPIENSYDVLYHTVVGMLLRERELSIRDVLEVVRRSYPYRNLRAEELRKVLFFMSRAWPKLIWYDEKSDSVRRLSEAAFEYFFNNISTIPETTSYSVVDEVTGFYIGKLDEVFVLEYLFPGAKFVFRGSIWRMKRVEGSTIYVEQVFDPMGAIPSWIGEQLPVSREVAREVGKLRRRVEEAHREGRVDGLVKEIAKEYMFSNEEDIRRSLLPIIEHLQSRYPLPTDKRIVIENIRGGVVVHSTQGSLVNRTLGRAIAHAIMKHFRLMVKVSEDPYRVLIFGVTAEPVIKALRMISSEENEKFLLEAVENSSFFRIRLMHTAKRMGLLRDHASSRIVSLSKLAKAYEGTPVHEEALRETIAKDFDLEGTMDLLNSIKSGKIEVVLAEKEGPSPLTLLGLDRSGLPIEVIPPAELSKRLLENFKNRILSQQVTLVCSDCWSWALDTDVNTLTEIGAPTCQNCGSRRLAALTGRWVSEAKKYVEESRDRGRPSVGNWELANRCYELGLLTERYGLPALVAMAARAVDPMDLEGLLSNRKEIDEAFFEDLAKVETEAVKRRMMGRRRLRSH, translated from the coding sequence ATGCACGATGATATCCTAAATTTACTCCCAAATTGCCTCGTTTCCGCTATAAAAGATAGAGAAATAATTGAACTAACTGAAATTCAGATTAACGGGATACCTCATATAATGAGGGGAGAGAACACCCTCCTCATAGCTCCGACGGGTTCAGGAAAGACTGAAGCAGCTATGTGGCCCATAATATCGAGGATGCTCAGTAGCAAAGATAGAGGAGGGTTTCTTGCTCTATATGTAACACCGCTTAGAGCTCTAAATAGAGATCTAGAGGACAGAATAAGGTTCTGGGCGTCTAAATGCGGTCTGGATGTTGGGGTAAGGCACGGGGATACCTTGAAATCCGAGAGATTGAGGCAATCAAAGCAACCGCCTCAAATCCTCATAACAACGCCGGAAACTCTCCAGATAATGCTATCCTCACCTAAGCTCTCACTTTATCTCTCGAACGTGATGTACGTGGTGATAGATGAGGTCCACGAGCTTCTGGATGATAAGAGGGGAGTGCAGCTATCGCTAGCTCTGGAGAGACTGAGGAGGGTTACTGGGAGAGAGTTCCAGAGGATCATGCTCTCAGCCTCTCTCGGGAACCCTGAGCTCGCTATCAGTTACTTCTCCTACCTCAGGGAAGGAAGTATCGTGGTATCGGGTGAGGAGAGGAGGATGGAGATATCCGTGGTATTCCCCAAGGTGACTGAAGAGGACCTGAGGCTCTCATCCAAGTTCCTACTTGAGCCGGAAGTCTTCTCCAGGATAAGGTTCCTGGCGGACGTCGTAAGATCCTCTAGATCAGCTATAGTCTTCACTAACACGAGGTCCATGGCTGAAGCCCTAGGTCATAGGATTAGCAGGATCTTTAACGAGCTCAAGATACATGTTCACCACAGTTCCTTATCTAGGGAGGCTAGAGTGGAGAGCGAAATGCTCCTGAAGGCGGGGGAGCTCTCAGCCGTCATAAGTACCAGCTCCATGGAGCTAGGTATAGACGTAGGTCACATAGATGTCGTGCTCCAATACGGATCCCCTAGGCAAGCAGTTAAGTTACTCCAGAGAGTGGGAAGAGCTGGTCATGGGCCTAAGGGTATCGCTAAAGGCCTAATAATAGCTCAGGACTCCGATGACTTCTTGGAATCTCTGGTGCTGAGTAAGAACGCTTTGGAGGGCAAGCTTGAGGAAGTGAGACCTATAGAGAACTCCTACGATGTGCTCTATCATACGGTAGTTGGGATGCTACTCAGGGAGAGGGAGCTGAGCATCCGGGATGTACTGGAAGTCGTGAGGAGGAGCTATCCTTACAGGAACCTGAGAGCGGAAGAACTCAGAAAAGTGCTTTTCTTCATGTCGAGAGCTTGGCCCAAGCTAATATGGTACGATGAGAAGTCGGACTCTGTGAGGAGACTGAGTGAAGCGGCTTTCGAATACTTCTTCAATAACATCTCAACGATACCGGAGACCACTAGCTACTCCGTCGTTGATGAGGTGACTGGATTCTATATAGGGAAGCTAGACGAGGTCTTCGTCCTAGAGTACCTCTTTCCAGGGGCTAAGTTCGTCTTCAGGGGTTCTATCTGGAGGATGAAGAGAGTAGAAGGGAGCACAATATACGTTGAGCAGGTATTCGATCCAATGGGAGCTATCCCAAGCTGGATAGGTGAACAGCTACCTGTCTCGAGGGAAGTGGCTAGGGAGGTAGGTAAGCTCAGGAGGAGGGTTGAGGAAGCTCATAGGGAGGGAAGAGTAGATGGTCTAGTCAAGGAGATAGCTAAGGAGTATATGTTCTCCAATGAGGAGGATATTAGGAGATCTCTTTTACCAATAATAGAACATCTACAGAGTAGATATCCGTTACCTACAGATAAGAGAATAGTTATTGAGAATATCAGGGGGGGTGTTGTCGTCCACTCAACGCAAGGCAGCTTGGTGAACAGGACCCTCGGTAGAGCCATAGCTCATGCTATAATGAAGCACTTCAGGCTCATGGTGAAGGTATCCGAGGACCCCTATAGGGTACTCATATTCGGGGTGACAGCGGAACCTGTGATTAAGGCTTTAAGGATGATATCTTCTGAGGAGAACGAGAAATTCCTCTTGGAGGCTGTTGAGAACAGTTCCTTCTTCAGGATCAGGTTGATGCATACTGCGAAGAGGATGGGGTTATTGAGGGATCACGCGAGCTCTAGGATAGTGAGCTTAAGTAAGCTCGCTAAAGCTTATGAAGGAACGCCCGTTCATGAAGAGGCTTTGAGGGAAACTATAGCCAAGGATTTCGATTTAGAGGGTACCATGGATCTCCTGAATTCCATCAAATCCGGGAAAATAGAGGTCGTCTTAGCTGAGAAGGAAGGGCCAAGTCCTTTAACGCTTCTGGGGCTCGATAGGTCAGGTCTCCCGATAGAGGTGATACCCCCTGCCGAGCTATCGAAGAGGCTCCTTGAGAACTTCAAGAACAGGATACTATCGCAACAAGTGACCTTAGTATGTTCAGATTGCTGGAGCTGGGCCTTAGACACTGATGTGAACACTTTAACTGAGATCGGAGCACCTACATGCCAGAACTGCGGGAGCAGGAGACTGGCAGCCCTAACAGGGCGGTGGGTGTCCGAAGCGAAGAAGTACGTTGAGGAATCCAGGGACAGGGGAAGGCCGTCTGTTGGGAACTGGGAACTTGCAAATAGATGCTATGAGCTGGGCTTACTGACGGAGAGGTACGGTTTACCTGCTCTAGTAGCTATGGCAGCTAGAGCAGTTGATCCGATGGACCTGGAGGGGCTCCTGAGTAACCGTAAGGAAATAGACGAAGCTTTCTTCGAGGATCTAGCTAAAGTTGAGACAGAAGCTGTTAAGAGGAGAATGATGGGGAGGAGGAGATTGAGATCTCACTGA
- the wecB gene encoding UDP-N-acetylglucosamine 2-epimerase (non-hydrolyzing) — MRLLISVGTRPEIIKMAPLYEALSKLEGVDLLLVHTGQHYDWEMSGVFFKELGVEEPDVNLNIGSDDQVSQTSSVIREIGKVIGSYEPDGVIALGDTNSVLGTAIASSKMEVPFIHVEAGLRSFDFTMPEEVNRRISDHLASLNFAPTIRAFSNLMEEGIPQRISFLSGNTVVDSVIRVLRRVSVREVLNKFELDGLEPMVTLTVHRRENTDYEYRMIGILKALEELDEVTFVWPIHPRTRKMLKSFGLWDKLASLGNVRILDPLGYLEFLGLLLSSDLIMTDSGGVQEEAVTLKRPCIILRENTERPEVIELGFGEIAGTNPSTIVSLVRKYLYQSNVSERLKKSPNPFGDGSASRVIASVISRIWDLKSLRGVPRFKGGSPHYLAFRVEEWMRGYTVASLKEVSGYDVVSLYDASGKSIQFNDGTPLVPSYIVRVRGDSANYGRLEKLLKRAV; from the coding sequence ATGAGGCTGCTCATCTCAGTGGGAACTAGACCTGAGATCATCAAGATGGCGCCGCTTTACGAGGCTCTCAGTAAGCTTGAGGGGGTAGATCTCCTTCTAGTGCATACGGGGCAGCATTACGACTGGGAGATGAGCGGTGTCTTCTTCAAGGAACTGGGAGTCGAGGAACCTGATGTCAACTTGAATATAGGTTCGGATGACCAGGTATCACAGACCTCTTCAGTGATAAGGGAGATAGGAAAGGTCATCGGGAGTTACGAGCCAGATGGAGTCATCGCTTTGGGGGACACCAACTCTGTCCTAGGAACTGCAATAGCTTCCTCTAAGATGGAAGTTCCTTTCATCCATGTAGAAGCTGGTCTGAGGAGCTTCGATTTCACGATGCCTGAGGAGGTGAATAGAAGGATATCTGACCACCTAGCCTCCCTTAACTTCGCACCAACGATAAGAGCGTTCTCAAATTTAATGGAAGAGGGAATTCCTCAGAGGATATCCTTCCTTAGCGGGAACACTGTGGTGGATTCTGTCATCAGGGTCTTACGTAGGGTCTCTGTGAGGGAGGTATTGAACAAGTTCGAGCTAGATGGGCTGGAACCGATGGTCACCCTGACTGTACACAGGAGGGAAAACACGGATTATGAGTACAGGATGATAGGAATACTAAAGGCTCTTGAGGAACTGGATGAAGTTACTTTCGTCTGGCCTATTCATCCTAGGACTCGAAAAATGCTTAAATCGTTTGGGTTATGGGATAAGTTGGCATCCCTGGGCAACGTGAGGATCCTGGATCCTCTTGGCTACTTAGAATTCCTAGGGCTGTTACTCTCCTCCGACCTAATAATGACGGACTCCGGTGGTGTTCAGGAGGAAGCGGTGACGCTGAAGAGACCCTGCATCATACTCAGGGAGAACACGGAGAGACCTGAGGTGATAGAGCTAGGTTTCGGGGAGATAGCGGGTACGAATCCATCGACTATAGTATCCCTAGTCAGGAAGTACCTCTATCAGTCGAACGTTTCAGAGAGGCTCAAGAAGTCGCCTAATCCCTTCGGAGACGGTAGTGCATCAAGGGTTATAGCTAGCGTGATAAGCAGGATCTGGGACCTTAAATCCTTGAGGGGGGTACCTCGCTTCAAGGGAGGATCCCCCCATTACTTAGCGTTCAGGGTTGAGGAATGGATGAGAGGTTACACGGTGGCCTCACTCAAGGAGGTCTCTGGGTACGATGTAGTAAGCCTTTACGATGCTAGTGGTAAGTCAATTCAGTTTAACGATGGGACTCCCCTGGTGCCTAGCTACATAGTGAGGGTTAGAGGGGATTCTGCTAACTACGGGAGATTGGAGAAGCTATTGAAAAGAGCAGTGTAA